Within Mycobacterium botniense, the genomic segment CCCAGTTCACCGAGTACGTGCACTGTTGCGCCGCGCAGTGCAGGCGGCTGATACTCGATCTCAGTGGCGTGGAATTCTTTGGTACAGCTGGTTTTTCAGCTCTGCACATGATCAGTGCGCGCTGCGCGGACGCCGACGTGTCGTGGACTGTGGTGCCCAGCCGCGCCGTGTCGCGGGTACTGCAGATCTGCGACCCCGACCACCTCCTGCCGACCGTGGAATCAGTGGCCGAAACAGTGGCGGTGGCGCCGGCGGACCCCTGGGAGCAGCGGCGCCTATTGCAACTGGTCTCGCAGCCGTGCGAGGGATTTGGCGAGCAGGCGTGACACGTGCATCTGGGAGATCCCGATCCGCTCAGCGATCTGGGTCTGGGTCATCGACTCGAAGAACCTGAGCACCACCACTGTTCGTTCGCGCTCGGGTAACGCGCTGAGCAAGGGACGCAGCGCCTGCTGGTTTTCGATCCGCTCCAGCCGGGCATCGACGTCGCCGAGGGTGTCGGCGATGGCGCGGACGTCGTCGTCACCGCCGCCGCTGCCGCTGTCGATCGACAACGTGTTATAGGAGCTGCCCGCCACCAGGCCCTCGACCACCTCAAGACGGTCCATGTCGAGTTCCTCGGCCAGTTCTGAGGCGGTGGGCGCCCGCCCGAGCCGTTGCGACAGCTCCGCAGTGGCGGTGCCCAGTCGCAAATGCAGCTCCTTGAGCCGCCGCGGAACCTTCACCGACCAGCTGTTGTCCCGAAAGTGGCGCCGGACCTCGCCCATGATGGTCGGGACCGCAAAAGACACGAAATCGGATCCCGCGCCCACATCGAACCGCGCGACCGCGTTCACCAGCCCCACCCGTGCCACCTGCACGAGGTCCTCACGCGGCTCGCCGCGGCCTTCGAAGCGCCGCGCGATGTGATCGGCCAACGGCAAACAGCGTTCCACGATCTTGTCGCGCTGACGCTGAAACTCCGGCGAGCCGGCATCAAACGCGGCCAGCTCACCAAACATGTCCACAACATCGGCGTAGTCGTGAGGCCGTTCCTGAGGTCGCGAAGCCGAGCTACCGCCAGCCCGCGACGTCACCTGGCAGAGCCCGTCCGTCGGGTCGTCAGGGTGATGCCGAATACCCCGCCGGCTGCGCCGGGCCGGTGATCATCGTGGAAGGTTCGTACGTCGTCGGCCAGCGATGTCAGCACATGCCAGCTGAAACTGCCGGGTGCCACCACATCGAAGGTCGCGCAGGTCGTGGAGGCTTCGATCACCACCTCGTCTGCGCGCGGATCCACAACCACCACAAGCGTGGCGTCGGGGGTCGCCGAGCGGATCAACCGGGTGCAGACTTCGTCGACCGCCAGCCGCACATCGGCTACCGCGTCGAAATCGAGATCCTCGAAGGTGCCGATCGCACCGACCAGCGTGCGCACTATCGCCAGATTCTCCAGACGCGCCGCGACCCGCAGCTCCACGGCGCGCTCACCCCGTCGATGCTTGCCACCCGGCAATTCGGCGGTCATGTGGCCTCCCGGACGTACCGGACCGACACTACCCCAGGGCTGCACCGGGTTAGTCATAATAGCCGCCGGGTACTCGGCTGGTGAGAGACGACACCGGCCAGACCGAACCGCATCGGGCATGGCGGCCGGGGCGAACAGCCGTGATCGCAGGGGTCATGCTGCTGGTGTTGATCTCGGTCGCAGTGATGGTGTACGTGATGGCTGTTGTGATCGTTTCCCCCATGATGGGATGAGGGCTGTCGCTCGCTAGTGCTGTGCGTGCTGGCTCGGTGCAAGTCATGGTCCCAGGTAATACCCGCTCACCGCAGCGGCTCAAACAACCACACAGCTGCACTGTCAGGGCAGCCGACCGACGGATCAACCGACGGATCGACCGACGGATAAGGAGATCGGGATGCACAACCGCGACCAACGTTCCGACGAAATCCCTATCGCCGACGCCGTCGAGCAACACCAAGAAACCGCGCCGGTGCCAGACGCGCCCGACACGCCCGACCCGCCGACTGAGGCCGATCCGCGTGACTGGCATGAGCAACTGCTGGAATTCGGTGATGACGACCGCGACGAGTACCGGGGATAATCCCGGCCCGCCACACCTACGCTTGGTGGTGTGAGGCACGTTCTGCTGCGCGCAGCCGTCTTCCTGGGTTCGTGGGCGATTGGACTGCGGGTGGCGGCGTGGCTGGTTCCCGGTGTTTCGGTGTCGGCACCCGGGTTCACTGTCGCCGTCGTGGTGTTCTCGGCCGCGCAGGCGATGCTTTCACTGGTGCTGTTGAAGCTGCCCCGCGCCTATGCGTCGCTGTCGCTGGGGGGCGCCGGGCTGGTGTTGACCCTCGCCGCGCTGAGTCTCGCCGCGGTGTTGACTGAGGGCCTCCACATCGGCGGCATGACCTCCTGGGTCGCTGTCACGGTTGTCGTGTGGCTGGTGACAACGGTTGGCGCGATTTCGGTGCCCGACGCGTTGTTTCGCGGCGAAGCCGCCGCGACCGAAGAAAGCGAGGGAAAAGAGCGCTCCGGGCCGCGCGGACAGCGCGGATAGCCGCATGGCCTGCCCGGGGCATTCGTCAGAGGCCGCCCGGAAGGGGAGCTGATGGGAGACACGCATCACGACCCGATCGACCATTGCCGCACCACGCAACCGCATGCCGGTATCACGATGAAAGACAACTTCTTCTGGCCGGGGTTCATTCTGCTCGCGGTCGCATTGTTGGGGGCGGTCAGCACCGTGGCGGCCGCCGCCTACCACCATTACGAGTGGCTGGCGACGACGGGACTGATCACCGCACTCGCGACCGTCGCCGCGGTGCTGTGGTTCATGTCCGAGCGGCGCCGCGTCCTGCGCATCGAGCAGCGCTGGCAGGCGGCCGGTCCAGACAGCCGGAGCGGGGAGCGCACCGGATCCACGTCAGCCGAGTAGGGCCGGGCCCGCGATCGGAGGTGCACCCATCGTCCGTGCCAGCACCATCGGCACAAACCAGCCGGCCCCTGCCATGCCCACCAGCTACCGCGCTCACGCCACACGCGGTAATGCGCACGAGCGCCCAGACGCCCGCCGCCCAGCACAGGGCCGGTGCCCCGAACGCCAGCAGGGTAAACCGCCAGCCAGTCGGGGCTAGGCCAGGTCGCGCAATGCCGCGTGCAGAGCGGCTACCGCCACGTCGATATCGGCGCGCGACACGGTCAGTGCCGGACGAAACCGCACACTGTCGTCTCCGCTGGGCAACACGATCACCTGACGCTGCCACAGCCGACGGATCAGCTCATCCCGCGTGGCGCGGGTGGGCAGGCTGAACGCACACATGAGGCCGCGCCCGCGGGGATGGCGCACCAATCCCGGGAACTGGGCGGCCAACTCGCCGAGCCGGGCTTGTAAATAGCGTCCGTGCTCACTGGCCTGATCGAACAACCCCTCCGCGTCGATCACCTCGAGGACGCGCCGCGCCCGGACCATGTCGACGAGGTTGCCGCCCCAGGTGGAGTTGAGCCGGGACGGGACACGAAACACGTTATCGGCGACCTCGTCGACGCGCCGGCCTGCCATCACCCCGCAGACCTGTGTCTTTTTGCCGAATGCCACCACGTCGGGCAGCACACCGAATTGCTGGTAGGCCCATGCGGTTCCGGTCAAACCGCAGCCGGTCTGCACCTCGTCGAAGATCAGCAGCGCATCGTATTCATCGCACAACTCGCGCATCGCGGCGAAGAACTCGGGCCGGAAATGCCGATCGCCACCTTCGCCTTGGATGGGTTCGGCGATGAAGCAGGCGATGTCGTGCGGATGCGCCTCGAACGCCGCGCGGGCCTGCCGCAACGACTCGGCTTCGGCCGCGGCGACATCGACGTCCGGACCGATGCACGGCGCGTCGATCCGGGGCCAGTCGAATTTCGGGAACCGTGCGACGGCGGTGGAACCACTGTTGGTCAGCGACAGGGTGTAGCCGCTGCGGCCGTGAAACGCCCCGCGCAGGTGCAAGACCCGCGTGCCGAGCGCGGGATCGATACCGCGTGCCTCGTTGTGCCGGCTCTTCCAGTCGAACGCCACCTTGAGCGCGTTCTCCACCGCCAGGGCTCCGCCTTCGATGAAGAACAGATGCGGCAGCGCGGGGTCGCCCAGCACCCGGGTAAAGGTTTCCACGAAACGGGCCATCGGCACCGAATACACATCGGAGTTGCTGGGCTTGTTCAGCGCGGCCTCGGCCAGTTCGGCACGGAACTCGTCGTCATCGGTGAGTGCCGGGTGGTTCATGCCCAGCGCCGAGGACGCGACAAAGGTGAACATGTCCAGGTAGCGCCGACCGTCCCGGGCATCGACCAGATAAGAGCCGCGCGAGCGGCGCAGGTCGAGCACCAGGTCGAACCCGTCGACCAGCATGCTGCGCGCCAGGATCACCTGAACCTGGCCGGGTTCGACTGGGCGTGCGACCGGCGCCACAACAGCCATGATCACCATGATACCGCGTATTTTTACGGAATTCTGATGGCACACCGTAACTATTACGGTATATACTGTCGGCCACTGTAAAATGTCTGTAAGATAATGGTGCTTCGGGTGCGCACGTTCGCCGTGGTGCGGATGCGTTGCAGCAAATCTTCGAGCGCGCGCGCGGATTCGACGCGCACCAGCAGGATGTAGCTTTCCTCACCGGCCACCGAGTGACACGACTCGATCGCCTCGATGTGTTCGAGACGAGCGGGCGCATCATCGGGCTGAGAAGGATCGAGAGGGGTGATCGCCACGAACGCCGACAGCTGCTGGCCCACCGCTTCGGGGTTGATCCGCGCCGTGTACCCGGTCACCACACCGCGCGATTCCAGCCTGCGCACCCGCGACTGGACCGCCGACACCGACAGGCCGGTGCTCGCGGCCAGCTGTGACAGGGTGGCCCGGCCGTCAGCGACCAGCGCGCGCACCAGAATCCTGTCGATCTCGTCCAGTGCGTCACCCATGGGCGGAGACTATCGCAGCGGCGGCGGCCGATGAGCCCCGCAAAGATGTTACCCACATGGCGGCTGCGGGCGCGTTTTGCCGCCGGGCTTTCGGCCATGTACGCCCGCGAGGTACCCGCCTATTCCACGCTGCTGCGGGTATGCGCGCAGGTCAACCACGAGTACGCGGCGCGCAACCCGGCCGCCGAGCGGCTGGGCTCGCTGCACCGGGTGACCGCCGAGCGCCACGGCGCCATCCGGGTGGGCAGCCCGGCCGAACTGGCCGACGTCGCTGACCTGTTCGCCGCTTTCGGCATGCTGCCGGTGGGCTACTACGATCTGCGTGACGCCGCCTCGCCTATTCCGGTGGTGTCAACAGCTTTCCGCCCTGTCGACGCAGAAGAGTTGGCGCGCAACCCGTTTCGGGTCTTCACCTCGATGCTGGCGCTGCGCGACTCGCGGTTTTTCAGCACCGATCTGCGTGCACGGGTGCAGGCTTTCCTCGACCGGCGGCAGCTGTTCGACCCCGCGCTGATCGCACAAGCCCGGTCGATCGCCGCCGACGGCGGTGCCGACGCCGACGCGGCCGAAACCTTCGTCGGGCAGGCGGTGGCGGCGTTCGCCCTGTCACGTGAGCCGATCGACAAATCCTGGTATGACGAGCTGTCGCGGGTTTCCGCGGTGGCGGCCGATATCGCCGCGACGGGCTCCACCCACATCAACCACCTGACGCCGCGGGTGCTCGACATCGACGCACTTTATCGGCGGATGAGCGCGCACGGTGTCACCATGATCGATGCCATTCACGGCCCGCCCCGTACCGACGGCCCCGCTGTGCTGCTGCGTCAGACGTCGTTTCGCGCCCTCGCCGAACCACGCCGATTCCGCATGCGCGACGGAACCCTCGCCGAGCAGACGGTGCGGGTCCGCTTCGGCGAGGTCGAGGCGCGCGGCGTGGCGCTCACCCCGAAAGGCCGCGGGCGCTACGATGCCGCGATGGCCGCACCCGATCCGGCGCAGGTGTGGGACGACTACTTCCCGTCGACCGATGCACAGATGGCCGCCCAGCAGCTGGCCTATTACCACCGCGGTGACCCGTCCAAACCCATTGTGTACGAGGACTTCCTGCCCACCTCAGCGGCGGGCATCTTCCGCTCCAACCTGGATCGCGACAGCGAGGCCGCTGCGGGCGCCGACGAGTCCGGTTACACCGCGAGCTGGATGGCCGGTGCCGTCGGCCGTCCCATCTACGACCCCGACGCCCTCTACGAGACGCTTTCCCGGGAGGCAGCGTCGTGACCGAGAATCCGAACGCGCCGGCCGCCCGGCTGCCGACCGCCGACGAGCTGCGCACGCGGGTGCTGCGCGTCTTCGACGTGATCGGCGCCGCCGGATCAGCGGCCGCCCGGCTCGGCGAACCGGGGGGACAGGGGTTGCCGGCCGGCACGCCGATCACCGGCGACGTGTTGTTCACCGTCGCGCAAACCGATGACGCCGACTGTGTGATATCCGATGCGGCACAAGCTTTTCCGGTTTGGCGCGCTACCCCGGCGCCGGTGCGCGGTGCGCTCGTCGGCCGTCTGTGCGAGCTGCTGCGCACCTACCGGAACGCTCTGGCGGGGCTGGTGACGGTCGAGGTGGGCAAGATCACCTCCGAAGCGCTGGGCGAAGTGCAGGAGATGATCGACGTCTGCCAGTTCGCGGTGGGCCTGTCCCGCCAGCTCTACGGGCGCACCATCGCCTCCGAGCGCCCGGGACATCGGCTGCTGGAGACCTGGCATCCGCTCGGTGTGGTCGGGGTGATCACCGCGTTCAACTTCCCGGTGGCGGTGTGGGCGTGGAACACCGCGGTCGCCCTGGTGTGCGGGGACACCGTGGTGTGGAAACCCTCCGAGCTGACCCCGTTGACGGCGCTGGCCTGCCATGCCCTGGCGGTCCGGGCCGCCCATGATGTCGGTGCGCCGCCGCAGGTCGCCGGCCTGCTGCTGGGCGGGCGCGACGTCGGCGCACAGCTGGTCGATGACCCGCGCGTCGCGTTGCTGTCGGCGACCGGCTCGGTGCGGATGGGCCGGCAGGTCGGTCCCCGCGTCGCCGCACGTTTCGGCCGGGTGCTGCTGGAGTTGGGCGGCAACAATGCCGCCATTGTCACGCCCGCGGCCGACCTGGACCTGGCGGTGCGGGCCATAGTGTTCGCCGCGGCCGGCACCTGCGGGCAGCGCTGCACCACGCTACGCCGGCTGATCGTGCACCACTCGGTGGCCGAGGAGGTGGTGCAGCGCATCGTCTCGGCCTACCGGCAGCTGCGCATCGGGGATCCGTCGCAGCAGGGCACGCTGGTCGGCCCGTTGATCCACGAGCGGGCCTACCGCGACATGGTGGGCGCGCTGCAGCAGGCGGCCGCCGACGGCGGCGAGGTCATCGGCGGCGAGCGCCACCTCGCCGGGCTGTGCGAGAGTGCCTACTACGTCGCGCCCGCGGTGGTGCGGATGCCCGCGCAGACCGCCATCGTGGCCACCGAGACGTTCGCGCCGATCCTCTACGTGCTGACCTACCATGACCTCGATGAGGCGATTGCTCTGAATAACGCTGTTCCGCAGGGTCTTTCGTCGGCGATCTTCACCACCGACCTGCGCGAAGCGGAGCGCTTCATCGACGGATCCGACTGCGGGATCGTCAACGTCAACATCGGAACATCGGGCGCGGAAATCGGCGGCGCGTTCGGCGGCGAAAAGCACACCGGTGGCGGGCGGGAAGCCGGGTCGGACGCCTGGAAAACCTATATGCGGCGGGCAACCAACACCATCAACTACTCCGGTGAGATGCCCCTCGCGCAGGGTGTGCAGTTCGGGTAACGTTCGCGCGCGGCGTTTTCGCCCGCATCGATGTGCTGGGCGAGGCCTCTTATGCTCACGGTATGGCGCAGCGTCGGACGGTCTATGCCACCCATCCGCGCTATACCGACCATGACTTTCGCGGCCATCCCGAAAACGCAGACCGAATTCGAGCCGTCTGGCGGGGATTAGATGAGAGCGGCTTGAGTGCGCGCATGCAGTCGCTGCAGCCGGAGCCCGTCGATACCGGTGCCATCCTCGCCGTGCACAGCGCCGAGTATCTCGACATGCTCGGCCGCGTCAGCGCCCTGGATCGCATCACGTTCCTCGACGCCGACACCTATGTCGGCCCGGACGCGCTGACGATCGCGCGGTTGTCGGCCGGCGGTGTCGTCGGCGCGGTCGATGCGGTCTTGACCGGACGAGCCGACAACGGGCTGGCGGCAATCCGCCCGCCGGGGCATCACGCCGTTGCCGATCGGGGCATGGGGTTTTGCCTTCTGGGCAATGTCGCGATCGCCGCGCGCCACGCCCAGACCCACCACGACGTCGACCGTGTCCTGATCATCGACTACGACGTGCATCACGGCAACGGCACCGAGGCGATGTTTTACGAAGATCCGTCGGTGCTGTACATCTCGGTGCATCAGCAGCCGCTTTACCCGGGCACCGGCGCAGCCACCGACATCGGTGCCGGCCCGGGCGCGGGATACACCCTCAATATCCCGCTTCCGCCCGCAAGCGGCGACACCGGCTACGCGACGGTGTTCGATCGGATTGTCTCGGTTGCCGCCGAGCGCTTCGGCCCGCAGTTGATCCTGGTGTCGCTGGGTTTCGACGCCTACTGGGCCGACCCGCTCGCCGGGATGCAGCTGACATTGAGCGGCTATTCGCATCTTGCCGCCGAGGTGATGCGGATTGCGCAGCGGTGTTGTGCGGGCAGGGTGGTTTTCGCGCTGGAAGGCGGCTACCACCCGGATGCGCTCCGTGACGGGGTGAGCAATGTGGCGCGCATCCTGCTCGGCGAGCCCCCGACCGATCCGCTGGGCCCACCGCCGCGGCCGCGACCAGAGCCCGACATCTCGGCCGTGGTGTCGACGATCCAATCGCTGCACCGACTCTAATCCGGCGCCGTCCGGGGCGGGGCTGCGGGCGCCGGCACACGACATGCGCGGCTCCCCAGGTGCCGGACCGCTGGTCACGATCGTCACATACGCACAACGAAAAAGCGGGGACCAAAAGCGGAGACCAGTAGTATCGGCGACATGCGGGCGACACGGCGGCGGCTCTCCCCCGAGGATCGCCGCGCGGAGTTGCTCGCGCTGGGGGCGGAGGTTTTCGGTCAGCAGCCCTACGACGAGGTCCGTATCGACGAGGTCGCCGAGCGTGCCGGTGTGTCGCGCGCGCTGATGTATCACTATTTCCCCGACAAGCGGTCGTTTTTTGTGGCGGTCGTGAAGCACCAGGCCGACCAGCTGATCGAGGCCACCAGCCACCTGCCGCTGCCGGGTATGACGCTCTTCGAGGAAGTGCGGACCGGCGTTCTGGCGTATATGGAGTACCAACAGCAGCATCCGCATTCGGCGTGGGCGGCCTATGTGGGCATCGGGCGCTCAGATCCGGTCCTGCTCGGCATCGACGACGAGGCCAAGGATCGCCAGCTAGCGCATATCATGACCCGCATCATCGAGGTCGAAGGTCCCGGAACTGAACTGGATCCGAAGGTCGAGCAGCACCTCAAGGTGATCGTCTACGGCTGGCTGGCGTTCACTTTCGAGCTGTGCCGGCAGCGGATCATGCACCCGTCCACCGACGCGGGTCAGCTCGCCGACGCCTGCGCCCACGCGTTGCTGGACGCGGTCGGCCGAGTGCCCGGGATTCCTGCCTCGCTGGCCGACGCCATTGCCCGCGAGCGGCGGTGACGCTTGGCACCATGGCGCAGTGAGCACTGCGTCTGCTGACCCGCTGAGCCGGTTCAGCGCCGTGACCCGCGCCTGGTTCGCCACCACCTTCGACGCGCCCACCGCAGCGCAGGCCGGCGCCTGGGCCGCGATCGCCGACGGTGACCACACGCTGGTGATCGCGCCGACCGGGTCCGGGAAAACCCTGGCGGCATTCCTGTGGGCCATCGACAGCCTGGCCGGCGCTGCCGAGCGGCGCCCGGGCACCCGGGTGCTGTACGTGTCACCGCTTAAGGCGCTGGCGGTCGACGTCGAGCGCAACCTGCGCGCCCCGCTGGCCGGGATCAGCCGAATCGCCGAGCAACGCGGCCTGGCCAGGCCGCAGATCAGGGTGGGTGTGCGTTCGGGCGATACTCCGCCGGCGCGGCGCCGGCAACTCATCGCCGAGCCGCCTGATGTGCTGATCACCACCCCCGAGTCATTGTTTTTACTGCTGACCTCGGCGGCCCGGCGCACCCTCAGCGCCGTGCAGACGGTCATCGTCGACGAGGTGCACGCGATTGCCGGCAGCAAACGCGGCGCGCATCTGGCGCTGTCCCTGGAGCGGCTCGATGACCTGCTGCACCGGCCCGCGCAGCGCATCGGATTGTCGGCCACGGTACGTCCGCCCGAGGAGGTGGCGCGGTTTTTGTGCGGCCAGTCCCCGGCCACCATCGTCATGCCGCCCGCGCCAAAGACCATCGAGCTCACCGTGCAAGTGCCGGTCCCCGATATGGGCAACCTGGCCTCCGGCAGCATCTGGCCTGATGTGGAGGCGCGCCTGGCCGACCTGATCGACGCACACCAGTCGACGATTGTGTTCGCCAACTCGCGACGACTCGCCGAACGACTCACCGCGCGGCTCAACGAAATTCACGCCGAACGGTGCGGAATCCCGTCGGCGGCGGGTGCGAACCCCCAGGTGGCCGGCGGTGCGCCCGCCCAGCTGCTGGGCAGCGGCCAAACCTGCGGAGCGCCGCCGGTGCTGGCCCGCGCCCATCACGGTTCGATCAGCAAAGAGCAACGCGCCGCCGTTGAAGAGGCTCTCAAACACGGGCAGCTCAAAGCCGTGGTGGCGACCTCGAGCCTGGAGCTGGGCATCGATATGGGTGCGGTCGACCTGGTCGTCCAGGTGGGCGCCCCGCCGTCGGTGGCCAGCGGTTTACAGCGCACCGGCCGGGGCGGGCATCAGGTCGGCGAGGTATCGCGCGGGGTGCTGATCCCTCAGCACCGCACCGAGCTGATCGGCTGCGCGGTGGCCGTGCAGCGCATGCTCGCCGGGCAGATCGAGACAACGAGGGTGCCCGCCAACCCGCTGGACATCCTGGCCCAGCACACCGTGGCGGCAGCCGCGATGGAACCGCTCAACGCCGACCGGTGGTTCGACACGGTGCGCCGCAGCGCCCCGTTCGCGACGCTGCCGCGCAGCGCTTTCGAGGGGGTCCTGGACCTGCTGTCTGGTAAGTACCCGTCCACCGCGTTCGCCGAACTGCGGCCGCGGCTCGTCTACGACCGCGACACCGGCATGGTGACGGCGCGCCCGGGCGCCCAGCGGCTGGCCGTGACGTCGGGCGGCGCAATCCCGGATCGGGGGCTGTTCAGCGTCTACCTGGCCACCGACTCCGAAAAGCTGTCGCGGGTCGGTGAACTCGATGAGGAGATGGTCTACGAATCGCGGCCCGGTGATGTCATCGCGTTGGGGGCGACCAGCTGGCGGATTACCGAGATCACCCATGACCGGGTGCTGGTCATACCCGCGCCGGGGCAGCCGGCCCGCCTGCCGTTCTGGCGGGGAGACGACGCGGGGCGCCCGGCCGAACTGGGCCGCGCGCTGGGCGCGTTCACCGCCGAGCTAGCCGGCCTCGATCACGACACATTTCAGAGACGCTGCGCCGACGTGGGTTTCGATGATTACGCGACTGACAATTTGTGGCGGCTGATCGAGGATCAGCGCAGCGCCACAACAGTGGTACCCACCGACACCACACTGGTGGTCGAAAAGTTCCGCGACGAGTTAGGGGACTGGCGGGTGATCCTGCACTCACCCTACGGGCTGGGGGTGCACGGCCCGCTCGCGCTGGCGGTGAGCCGGCGGCTGCGGGAACGCTACGGTATCGACGAGAAACCGGCCGCCGCCGACGACGGCATCGTGGTGCGCTTGCCCGACACCGTCCCGGATGCCGACGATCTCGCCGGCACGCCTCCGGGCGCCGAGTTGTTCGTCTTCGACCCCGACGAGATCGACGCGATCGTCACCGACGAAGTGGGGGGTTCGGCGCTGTTCGCGGCGCGGTTTCGCGAATGCGCGGCCCGTGCCCTGCTGCTGCCGCGCCGGCACCCGGGCCGCCGCTCACCGCTGTGGCACCAACGCCAGCGGGCGGCCCGGCTGCTGGACGTGGCCCGCAACTACCCCGATTTCCCGATGGTGCTGGAGACGGTGCGCGAATGCCTGCAGGACGTGTACGACGTGCCGGCGCTGACCGCCCTGATGGCCGATATCGCCGCCCACCGGGTGCGGGTGGTGGAGGCACAGACCGCGACACC encodes:
- a CDS encoding ATP-dependent helicase; the protein is MSTASADPLSRFSAVTRAWFATTFDAPTAAQAGAWAAIADGDHTLVIAPTGSGKTLAAFLWAIDSLAGAAERRPGTRVLYVSPLKALAVDVERNLRAPLAGISRIAEQRGLARPQIRVGVRSGDTPPARRRQLIAEPPDVLITTPESLFLLLTSAARRTLSAVQTVIVDEVHAIAGSKRGAHLALSLERLDDLLHRPAQRIGLSATVRPPEEVARFLCGQSPATIVMPPAPKTIELTVQVPVPDMGNLASGSIWPDVEARLADLIDAHQSTIVFANSRRLAERLTARLNEIHAERCGIPSAAGANPQVAGGAPAQLLGSGQTCGAPPVLARAHHGSISKEQRAAVEEALKHGQLKAVVATSSLELGIDMGAVDLVVQVGAPPSVASGLQRTGRGGHQVGEVSRGVLIPQHRTELIGCAVAVQRMLAGQIETTRVPANPLDILAQHTVAAAAMEPLNADRWFDTVRRSAPFATLPRSAFEGVLDLLSGKYPSTAFAELRPRLVYDRDTGMVTARPGAQRLAVTSGGAIPDRGLFSVYLATDSEKLSRVGELDEEMVYESRPGDVIALGATSWRITEITHDRVLVIPAPGQPARLPFWRGDDAGRPAELGRALGAFTAELAGLDHDTFQRRCADVGFDDYATDNLWRLIEDQRSATTVVPTDTTLVVEKFRDELGDWRVILHSPYGLGVHGPLALAVSRRLRERYGIDEKPAAADDGIVVRLPDTVPDADDLAGTPPGAELFVFDPDEIDAIVTDEVGGSALFAARFRECAARALLLPRRHPGRRSPLWHQRQRAARLLDVARNYPDFPMVLETVRECLQDVYDVPALTALMADIAAHRVRVVEAQTATPSPFAASLLFGYVGAFIYEGDSPLAERRAAALALDTTLLAELLGRVELCELLDPKVVAATARQLQHLSGDRQARDAEGVADLLRLLGPLTAEEVAARSAADDVGGWLEGLRAAKRALTVSFAGRRWWVAVEDLGRLRDGVGVAVPVGVPASFTAAVADPLAELLGRYARTHTPFTTADAAARFGLGLRVTADVLGRLAADGRLVRGDFVSDKAPGDQWCDAEVLRILRRRSLAALRAQVEPVSTAAYARFLPAWQQVGSASTSGPDGLVAVVEQLAGVALPASAIEPLVLAPRVRDYSPALLDELLASGEVTWSGAGTISGSDGWVVLHLSDSAPLTLAAPSPIEFTDTHRRILDTLAGGGAYFFRQLIQPGIDQASLKAALWDLVWAGWVTGDTFAPVRAMLGAGLSTHTRSVPAHRRRHPPRLSRYRVVHAQTRAPDPTVAGRWSALPEPEPDSTLRAHFHAELLLNRHGVVTRGAVAAEGIPGGFAALYTVLSAFEDAGRCQRGYFIESLGGAQFAVASTVDRLRGYVEGIDPQQRRYQAVVLAAADPANPYGAALPWPAPASLSTSGARPGRKAGALVVLVDGELAWFLERGGRSLLSFTGDAEAHHAAAGALAGLVAARRVDSILVERVNGVPVLDARADTVSPAVAALSAAGFVRTPRGLRLR